The nucleotide window aaatttggacaacaaaaaagcaggaattcctgcttgGGCAGGAAAATCGCATACCTGGAAGCACGTTTTTGCGCGCCATTGTGCATGCAGTTCATTGTTCAATACCAATTGTGAAATTAATCGTCATCAGCGGCTCTCATCAATCTGATCATATCGTCATACAAATACTCCTTCGCATCAACCGCCCAAATAAAATCCAGATGTCCGTATGTGGTAATCCTCTTGTTATATAccaaattctttatttttggtatcaatcttcTGATGTCTTTTGGTGTAGCTAGTGTGTCACGATCACCCCAGAATAGGGCTGTTGGTACTTGCATTTTCTCCACGTGGTACAGGGGTGGCCGTATCTGGAAGGATTGAGAAAAGACACCACTTGTTGACTTTTACCAATCgggtttttttgatttttaactaTTTTAgtctttaaaatattgtattcCGTGCAGAAGATCGTGTCTTAGTCtttgcataattatttaaaatgatGCAACTGATGAATAATGTCCCCAATTAATTACAatcaaaaagattaaaattttaaGGTTTCAAGTCAAAGAATACGCGCGTAGATATCATCCCGGTAAAATTGGGCTGAACTGCTATCACTGCATTAATATGGGCAATTATATCCCGTCCAGGCCCGGGATCCAGGCACGCCACAGTATACACTATTAGATAAAAAAGGGTTCCTGAAATTctacatgaagacctgagcgcaagaagaccgtaagtccacttggcccctcaacatgtatacactaaatttgcgtatagtttggtaatgttttatacatgttcaggggccaaaacaaatctttaaagacctttcatgatgttttcaccctggaacatgtattaaacattataaaaccctaagaaaatatacgtaactttagtgtatacatgttgaggggccaagtggactttcgGTCTTCTTGCGATCAGGTCTTCACATAGAGAACAGCTCAAGAGTAGAAGGTGCCAGAAAtaaccccaaaatggttctttctggtctTTTCAGAACTTTTTTAGTTCTTGGTATATGCACTTTACACACTCTACACACCCCAACCCCACACACTCTCATAAATTTTATCATAAATTACTCAAGATTCCTTACCTGACCATAATGTCTCAGGTTTCCAAGGCAACCATAATCATACATAATAAATTCACCCGATTGCACCATCTGCAGTGTGCATTACAGAAAAGAAAACATACAGTAAACTTAGGTTTCGGtcacattttactgattttgcccgggttaattttgttatttttagccAAGTATTCTGAAATTACAATATAAACAACTGTTGGCAGACTTTCTGTCCATTTAATTAATGCATAAATTCAAAGAAACCCTACTTAGGTCCTACTCTCTTGGTCGTTATAAATTTTGAGTTAACGTTATGtgtaataaaaatataattcattAAATTGCTTTAATAACATGCATTGCCTCTTAATGTTACAACCAAGTTATAAGTTAAGCACATCAGTTTCAATTAATAACCACAAAAGAGAGAATACATTACTGGTCCGAGTAACTGAACCCTGAGGTACATACAAACCGTTACAATTTGTGTAGAACAAAAACTAATTTGTGCGATTTTTGAATAATCGCTTGCTTGTATAGTTATCTAATTCGTTTGTCAAGTTGTTGGTTTTTTGTCAGCTTTTATGTTGTCGtcgtttgtttacttgcttactTGTGTGTTTGTTTAGCCATACCTGTCCCCAGTGATCCATGTTCCATATGGATGTACCAGCCGGCATATTTGATACGTACACTGGTATACGAGAAGCATTCATGTGTTCGCAGCTGTAGCCACCTTAAAGAAGCGAAAAGAATACAAAAATTATATAGATTTCTGACAATTGAGCagtttttgaaaaaagcgccaaatttgattttccgtGCCAATTTGTTTTCGTCCAGCGCATTACCATACACAATCTATGAAAGCAGCTTATTTATATCCTACAGACAAAAGGCTGGTATCTGTTTTCTAAAATATTTGAAGTAGGACTTTGTACTAATTTCATaccttaaaatacccaaacaatttgtcaaaattgaaaaaaaaaaagtctttttacccatattttcaaaacgaagtaTTATATAATATCGATTATTGGCTTACTTTGTTCATTTTCTGCTGTATTTTCAGTTAAATACTCGCTCGCTTAAATTGTAGACTTGGGAAtcgcacgcatgctcagtgtcattacactgcaaaaaagttggtcaaatctttctacctatttggttgggcaaactcttttacttatttgttggtcacggcttgcccaataatagttaaatctaaattcttattgggcaacctcttattttgaccatttatttttctttattttactacGAGAGGAGTACAGTTGGTTAAGTTTTTGGCCACGTAATTTATATACGACTATTGTGCTAAATAAATCGCATCAGTTGGGCAACTTTGTAGTAAATTGCGTGAATTACAAGCTGTTGGGCAAAAAGATGTAAAAAGTTGAGCAAAGTTTTCGATCATGCGCACTGTTGTCTTTTCATTGAACAACAGTTGGTCAACATTCGCGCGGTTCGgttctggaaagcacattttcgatcTTATCGTAAAATGGCGGATGACGCAGTGGTAGGGGTGCTGGCAGAGTGGGGGCTGAGACAGCTATTTGACACCTTTaaaggtgagttttctctaaattaattataaatacatacattattgcacggtgttacttgcctcatttcattctgaccactgtgtatgaaaaatactgagaaatttagtgaagttgttTTACGACATGTACGAGTCAGACACCCGTGATATGCACGCATAGCCATGCATACATGATGACAGTCTGCACTGAGCAGTTAATAAGCTTACGTATCAGtttttattaatcaatcaagtatttgaaaataacttcactaaatttcacagtattttttcatacacagttgtcagaatgaaatgagacaagtaacaccgtgtaataatgtatgtatttataattaatttagagaaaactcacctcacaattgaaaaatgtttgcccaactatgtttggcaaatattttgcttaatagttaagcaaaaaataaaccaacgtatgaaccaataatgtgtaaaatgcccaacagtttaatcaaattttgtCCAACAATTGGTCCAATCAACTAGATTAGTTATTTTGCCCAACAGTTTTATCAAATATTGCCcaacaattagtgaaaaatatttacccaactaTGTTGGTTAAATATTTTACTTAACAGTTAcgcaaaaaataaaccaacatatgaaccaataccatgtaaaatgcccaacagtttgatcaaattttgaacaataattggtaaaaaatatttgcccaactatgttgggtaaatactttgcccaatatttgagcacgtttttgttaaccaactgttggtcataatttttgtacaactcttgttggtcaaattttgaccaactgtttcatgtgttgtatatagaccaaactgttggtcatttttttgaccaacattttttgcagtgtaggttTTACTGCCTGATCAGAATTTCAACCAAATCAacagtaataactcttgtagtgagctACCAACATTTAACCACAAGTTGCCTCAGGCAAATCTCACatctgggaactaaataccacacaagatcATTTTATGTGCATTGTAACTCACTGACCCATCTGCATGTGTCATACACTGCTATATCGACCACCTGGTGAAATGGTCacctcattgacagatactaacccCAGGAGGGATTTCAAGTTacgatcaattctgttcaggtaggtaaacctaatggtgaaaaacgaCGTCAATTTAGCACTGAGCATGCGTGCGATTAAATTTCTGCCAAAGCGATGGATTATAAACTCAGTGTTACCTGCCAAGAAGAGAACACTTTGACAAATTGATACCGTTATCTCGTTGTCACATAATGTATTTGCTAATACGTCAAAGATAGGTCGGTGAGGAAGGAACATGTAGTGTCCTAAATCGGCTAGTCTGTCCTGCAGGAGAAAACATTATGAGAAGGGAAGAATTCTTTATCGGGTCGTGACCGTCTATGTCATGCATGCCCCCTAACTCCCCCTGTCATAAATTCTATGAAATCTAAAAGGCGTACCGACCGGGGGACTTGCCCCTCCTGGctcgaaataccgggacaaaatcGATCAAAAGTTGTAATGTGAATCTTCCTTGGCCCAGTTTTAAGCCGCAGTTGTTCAAATGTGACCCTAGAGGACAAAAATTGATCTTAAACATTTTGCTTACATCTCGAAAACTGTTCAtcgcagataggtcaaagtataggCTACCTACTTTTTCCGAATTATTATGACCTGAGGAATACATTGGTGGAGTTTAACATAGTCTTAGCACTTTTGTATTAGGGACCATGACCTTTTCCCGCAAAACGGCTGGTCAGATTTTTTGTTTCCGTCTAAGTTTTTGTAATCGGCGTTTATTATTGTGCTAAAATTGCGTGGTCCTTCTTGACGGACTACCGCAACTGGTAATGTAAAGTAATGTCGACATGACGACAACCAACAATGTCGGCGCGTCCATCTTACCACTATCCTTTCGTATATTCCAGTATCAGCTAAAATTCTGACAGCACTCGTAATGAACTCCACCGTTGTCACCGGTCCCAGAGCGAAAAACATCTTCACTTTCCTGCCGAGTTCCGGGTCCCGTGAGAATGCCGAAAATGCCATTACGGTCCCTTGTGAGTGTCCCACGTAATATATCTGTTTGTGTCCCGTAACTCTCAGAATGTAGTTGATCATAGCAGGAAGGTCGTATTTAGCCATTTCATCCCAACTGAATCAGGGAATAGCAAAATGAGATATAGGTTAcactaaaatataaaaattcgaatttttacggtatacgCAATTGCTGCCGACCAGGACTTTAATCTATCGCATAGAAGCCTAGCCTGTAAATTAGGTGACATTTTCAAACATGTCAGTCAACATttataggtaaattttcacgggaaaattttctgcacacgtgaccaatgcgtatcaatatgAGTGTAACCTCGaccctgatctctgaccccggtggtgacctcgctattataattttgaattggaatagtattcttggccgcaattttgatagaaatttgtgcattgcaaatttattgaatattatgtaatcttaatttcttcacgatatcatcaaaacgtaatttcaaaaatatctacggAAACTTttgccataatattattaacttgcgacaagtaacttattttgcatcaaaggagga belongs to Amphiura filiformis chromosome 18, Afil_fr2py, whole genome shotgun sequence and includes:
- the LOC140139045 gene encoding lysosomal acid lipase/cholesteryl ester hydrolase-like, translated to MNISDLVKLKLDIDKDAFWSDRPESFCSLPYSTEELDRRLKYDPETKYNVSGLITSKGYPVEEHGVRTEDGFILGVQRIPHGLRNGHIGARRRPPVLLQHGLLGASPNWVDNLANQSLGFILADAGYDVWLGNARGSTYSMKHESLREDEKEFWYWSWDEMAKYDLPAMINYILRVTGHKQIYYVGHSQGTVMAFSAFSRDPELGRKVKMFFALGPVTTVEFITSAVRILADTGIYERIVVRWTRRHCGYSCEHMNASRIPVYVSNMPAGTSIWNMDHWGQMVQSGEFIMYDYGCLGNLRHYGQIRPPLYHVEKMQVPTALFWGDRDTLATPKDIRRLIPKIKNLVYNKRITTYGHLDFIWAVDAKEYLYDDMIRLMRAADDD